Genomic window (Maridesulfovibrio ferrireducens):
TATACGTTCTTTAGATGATCTTTCCGGAAAGGAAATTCTTGTTCAGCGTGGCGACATTATGAACGATTACGTTGTGAAAAATTATCCTGACGCTAAGATTGTTCAGGTTCGTTCTCAAATTGAAGCTTTGAAGCTTTTGGCTTCAGGTAAGTATGACGTCGCTTTGCTCGGAAAATTACAAAATCTTTTTTGGGCTAAGAAAGAAAACATTACTAATATCATAACTGTTGGACCTCCTATTGAGCCGGGTGATTACTGTTTTGCTGTACATAAAGGAGATAAAAAACTTCTTGGGCAGCTCAATGAGGGTTTGTCCTTAATCAAAAATTCCGGCAAATATGATGAAATTTATAATAAGTGGTTCGGTGTTTACGAACGTAAATCTGTGTATCGTGAGTATGCTCAATATGCGATATGGATTTTGACTCCTCTTATCGCTTTTCTCGCATTTTTTATTTTGTGGTCTTGGATGCTTCGGCTTCGGGTTAAAGAAAAAACAGCGGAATTAACTCGTGAATTATCTGAACGTCATCAAGCCGAAGAGCAACTTAGAAAAGTTCAAAGTTATTTAACTAATGTTATTAATTCTATGCCATCCATGCTTATCGGTGTTGATCAAAAAGGTATTATTACACAATGGAATACTGAGGCTGAGCGTGTTACGGGATTGTCTCCCAAAGAGGTTGTAGGTCGGTCTTTGGAGTTAGTCATACCTCATCTGCGAGAAGAAGTTGAGTTTATTCCCCATACTATAAACACTCGTCAAGAACATGTTTCGCGTAAGCGGAATTGGAAGGGGAGTAGTGAAATTCATTATGAAGATGTGACTATTTATCCCTTACTTTCTAATGACGTTCAAGGAGCTGTTATCATTATTGATAATGTAACCGAGCGCATTAATATGGAACAGATGTTAATGCAGACGGAGAAAATGATGTCTTTGGGAGGTCTTGCGGCGGGTATGGCGCATGAGATCAACAATCCTTTAGCTGTGATTCTTGGGTCTGTGCAAAATATTAAAAGGCGTATTTTTTCCGAAGTCCTACAGAATGAAGACATTGCAAAGGAATGTGACGTTTCACTTGAGAATGTTCGTAACTATTTAGAAAAAAGAGAAGTTCCAAGAATGCTGGATGCAATTCAGGATTCTTGCAGCCGTGCAGCTCAGATTGTGAGCAACATGCTCAGTTTCAGTCGCAAAAGTGATAAGAACTTTAAACTTCACAGCATAACTGAAATTATGGATAGAACTTTGGAACTAATTTCGAATGATTATGATCTGGCGAAGGAGTACGACTTTCGAAAGATAGAAATTGTCCGTGACTACGCTCCTGATCTTCCGGCTGTTTTTTGCGAAGGTAATGAAATTCAGCAGGTTTTTCTTAATTTATTTAAGAATGGAGCCGAAGCTATGGCTGAAAAGAATTACAATGGCGAATATCCACGTTTTACACTCAGAGTGCAGAGAGCGAATGATATGGCTGTTGTTGAAATTGAAGACAACGGTCCTGGAGTTGATGAGGAAAAATGTAAGAGAATTTTTGAGCCTTTTTTTACATCGAAAGGAGTCGGAAAGGGAACCGGGCTTGGGCTGTCCGTATCTTATTTTATTGTTACTGATCACCACAAAGGGAGTATGGAAGTTACTTCTTTGCCGGGTAGTTGGACGCGTTTTATTATTAAACTGCCTGTCTCCGGTAAAATCGAAGAGCGTGAATCGATGAGATAATTTAGTTTTAGAGTTTAGCAGGGGGGCTTATGCGAGTTGTTATCACGGGCGGAACCGGATTTATAGGCAAAAAGTTAAGTAAAGCTCTGGCAGTTAAAGGATATCAAGTCTTTTCTTTAACAAGATCGACAAGAGTTTCTGATATTTCCGGCGTAAGAAATGTTGTTTGGGATGGAGAGTCTTCATCGGGTTGGGAGGAATTTGCAGAAGGCGCTACTGCAATAGTAAATCTTGCCGGGGAAAACATAGCTTCAGGTCGTTGGAATGAGGCTAAAAAAAATAGAATTTTAAGCAGTAGATTAGCAGCAGGACAGGCTGTAAATGAAGCTGTTGCAAGAGCAAAAGTTCGTCCGAAGGTCGTAATACAAGCCTCGGCTACAGGTTATTACGGTCCAACAGGAGCTGAACCGGTTACTGAGGAGTCCCCGGCCGGCGATTCTTTTTTGGCTGAAGTTGCTAAAAAGTGGGAAGCTTCGACCGCCGGAGTCGAAACGCATGGAGTTAGAAGGGCAATTGTTCGAACAGGTATGGTTTTAGGATATGGCGGAGCTCTGAGTAAAATGATCGTCCCTTTTAAGTTGGGTCTGGGGAGTTATCTCGGGAATGGTCATCAAGGCGTTTCTTGGGTTCATATTGATGATGAAGTCAGGGCAATTATTTATTTGATTGAAAACAAATCTTGTAAGGGTGTTTATAATTTGAGTTCAACGCACCCTGTAACTTCGAATAAGTTTATGGAAACACTTGGGCAGGTTTTAGATAAGCCTGTTTATTTACGGGTGCCTGCATTTATTCTTAAGATTATACTCGGTCAGATGGCAGAAGAAGTGCTGTTAAACGGTCAGTTTGTATTACCTGAAAGACTGATAACAGCCGGATTTAATTTTGAGCATCTGGATCTTAAAGAAGCGTTAAGTCACTTTATTGATTAAAAAATGTCTGAGACTATCATTAATTAATAATACTTTGATAAATTTACATTAGTGTTTCATTTGTAACTTGATTGAAACCTATGTTTGCCGGAAAAGGTGTAGCTGATCTTAAAAAAAGGAGGCTACACTAATGTTTAAGAAATTTATCGTTGCAGGAGCTTTGCTTGCCCTGAATGTCGGGTTTGCATGTGCCGCTGATTTTGAAATTGAGAAATATGAAATAGAAACTCCTCTAAAGTACAATGTTTCGTACAATGGGAAATATGCTGATCGTTTTTCTGAAGGTTTTCCTATCGGGATAGGCTCAGGTATGACTTATGTAGGGATGGCCAAAGATGGTACCAGAATTTTTTATGCAATTGGTGATCGTGGTCCCAATGCGGCCAGTCCTTATGTTTTAGTTGATGGCAAAAAGGTGCCGTCAAAGGTTTTTCCCGCCCCTGATTTTACTCCTTCATACGGAGCAATAGGTCTTAAAGACGGAAAAGTTACTCTTATGAGTCTCATTGAAATTAAAGACATGAACGGCCAAAGAATCTCAGGACGTCCTTTACCTGTAGGCCTTGTTGGTTCTACTGGTGAAATACCGTTGTCCGATACATATAAGATCCTCAGCTATGATAAAGAAGGGTTGGATACCGAAGGGATAGCTATTGACCGTAAAGATGGAAACCTCTGGATTTGTGATGAATATGGTCCGTTTATAGCTAAAATGGATGTGAACACAGGCCGTATAATTAAAAAGTATTCTCCGGGAGACGGACTGCCTGATATTCTCGCAAAACGTCAACCCAACCGAGGAATGGAAGGAATTGCAGTAACTCCTTCGAATAAAGTTCTAGGAGCTATTCAGTCTATTTGCGATGTCGATGGAAAAGTTGCATCAAGTAAAGCTCCTTTTACCCGTCTGGTATTACTTGATCCTGAGACTTGTGAAACAAAGATGTTCGCTTATCCCGTTGATGTTGACGCTTATAAAAAATGTAAGGATGTCAAGATTGGTGATCTTCACGCTGTAAGTGATACGGAATTTTTGATTATCGAACAAGGATCAGGAAAGGACGGCTTGCGTAATATAATTTATTTGATTGATATAAAGGATGCAACTGACCTTACAGATAAGAAAACAGAGAAAGGTGAGGAACTCGAAATGGTTTCAGGTGTTGATGAGTTGAAATCTCTCAGCATAAAAATGGCTGAAAAGAAGAAAATTATAAGTCTCCGTGATTATGGATGGAAACCTGAAAAGGCCGAAGGACTTGCTCTTCTCCCTGACATGAAAACCCTTGCAATCTGTTCTGATAACGATTTTGGATTTGGTTCTGTGACTGTTAAACCTGTAAAAGACAAAGACGGTAAGAATGTTAAAAAGCTAACAAAATACGTTATTGATGATGATAAGATGACTTATGATGGAGCGAGAGTTGAAACGTCATTTGAACTTAAATCAACAGGTGAAAAAGCCGGTTTTTGGATGATTAAATGTAGTGGTTCATACTTGATCTGACAGCCTGCCTTTTTGATGGAGCTGCAATTGTCAGTTTAGTCTAAACTTTGGACCTTTTCATCCCAAAGTGGTTTGGCCTCTATCATAGTTGCGAATGGTGTTCGACCGCAACACATTTTCCCTTGATGAGAACGTTGCGTGTTATATTCATCTATCCAAAGATCCAAATCTTCCTGTAATTGATCAATCGATGAATATATTTTGCGCCTGAACGTCACCTGATAGAATTCATTTAAAATAGTTTTGTGGAAACGTTCGCAGATCCCGTTTGTTTGTGGATGGCGTACTTTTGTTTTTGTGTGCTCAATGCCACAAACGCCAAGAAACAACTGGTAATCATGTGTTTCTAAATTACCGCAATATTCTGTGCCTCTATCAGTGAGAATACGCAAAATCCCCATATCCTGTTCAGCAAAGAAGGGAACAACCTTATCATTCAGCATGTCAGCGGCAGTGATTGGTGTTTTGGTCGTATAGAGTTTTGCTGCTGCCCACTTGGAGTAGGTGTCTACGAAGGTCTGCTGATAGATCCGGCCTACACCCTTTATCGTACCAACATAAAAGGTGTCTTGGCTGCCAAGATAGCCAGGATGGGCTGTTTCGATTTCCCCGTAAGCAATGTCGTCATCCTTTTTTCTTTCCAAAGCTTGAACCTGTGCTTCGGTAAGGACGATTCCTTGTTCTGCTGAAATCTTTTCCAAAGCCTTCAGACGGAGCTTAAAATTATGGAGACCATGTCGCATCCAAATAGATCTAATGCCGGACGGCGAAACAAAGACACCTAATTTTCTTAGCTCGTTACTGGCTCTTGTTTGTCCATGAGCAGGGAAGTCAGTTGCGTAAACAAAGACTGCATCTTCGATAGCCTGATCAACTCTATTTTTCAGGTTTGGCTTGCGGCGGGATTTATCAAAAAGAGCTTCGACTCCACCTTCATCCTTGGCTGATTGATACCGATAAAAAGTATCACGAGAAAAGCCCATCAACTTGCAAGCTCTTGAAACATTTCCAAGCTCTTCAGCCAGATTCAGCAGACCAATCTTGTGTTTTATAATGTTTTGATTGAAACTGGACATGTGGTTCTCCTTGGGCATGGTGCCCTGTTTTGATGGTTCGTTAGTATTTCCATCAAAAAGGAGAACCTCTTTTGTTTCAAGAGGAAATGTCAGATCAAGTCGGAACTAATACAGATTAAACTACCGAAAGCTATTACCAATTATTAAAGTATTCTGATTGCTGTGAGTCGTCCTAAAATAGGTTGAGGTTATAGGTTGTTACTATTCGGCTGTGAGGTTAACCTCACAGCCTTTTTTGTGACAAAATATTAGCCAATCCATTTAGATTTAGCCTGTTTCTTCTTTTTACCTGAGCTTGATTTTCTTTTAATTTTTTCAGAAATGTTTTCTTTGTTTTGCAGTGTTTCGCTTAATAATTTAAGATAATTTTTAAGTCTTCGGATATCAATTCTGTCTTCATCAAGAGCTTTTCTTATTGCACATCCCGGTTCTTTTGTGTGGCTGCAATCTGCAAATCTACATTCTTCAATCAGTTCAACAATTTCTGAGAATGCATTATACACTCCGGCTTCGCAGTCGTGAAGTTGTAATTCTCTTATACCGGGTACATCAATCAACAAAGCACCGGATGGCATGACATGGAGAGAGCGTGTGGTGGTAGTGTGACGTCCTTTGTCATCTGCTAGACGGATTGAGCCTGTTTTGTTTTTTTCGGTTCCGTTGATAGTGTTCAGCAGGGTTGTTTTTCCTACTCCTGAGGAACCTAACAAAATTAGAGATTCACCTTTGCTGAACCATTTTTGTAAGCAGTCAACACTGTCTTTATCTTTAGCATCAACAACCATAATCGGCATAGTTTTGTGCAGCTGTCTTGCTTTGGTTTTAAATTCCTCAGCGTTATCAGCTAAGTCTGCTTTGGTCAGAACCATTACAAATTCAATTCCGGCATCAAGTGCAAGGCATATATATCGTTCAAGGCGGTTAAGGTTAAATTCCGTATTGCAGGAAGAGACAATTAGTAGGGTGTCGATATTCGCTGCAATTGGTTGAAGTTTAACTTCCTGCCCCGGGCTCATTCTTTGAAGAAGGCTGGAGCGTGTCAGTAAACGTAAAGGAACTAATGATTCGCCATCCAATAAAAGCCAGTCTCCGACAGTGGGCTGTTCGTTTAAACTGCCAACACCGGTTTCAGCTATTTGTAAAAGATGTTCATTTTTTCCAGTAGAAACAACTAGATGGCCCTTGTGAGTTTTTATAACTCTGGCAGGCAGGGAATTAGTCTGTTCATCGGCAGAGAGTTGGTCTCGGAAAGAGTCTTTCCAACCAAGTTCAGCTAAAGAATATTCATTTTGATTCAAAGAAACCTCTTACAAAAGACAAAAATGGGGATAATGATTTAGTTTTCAAAATAAAAACTTACGTAACAAATAAACAACAAGCAAGAATCATTTTCAAGGAGTTTTTTAAAGATCGTAGAATATCTTTCTTTCGGTTTTATTTTTTACTGTGTTGTGATATATTTTAAATAGTTGTTATGCGTAGTTTTTGCTGAATAATACACGACATCGGGAGTTGCTATGAGTAGCGAAGTTCGCGACCTGTTGCACAAGTATTTGCCGGATTACAAAAGTACACGTTTCGGCAAAATTTATACTGATACAACTGAATTTATGAATATTGATCATAGTGATGTTATCAAACTTGGTGATCAGCACTTTCTGGTGCTTAAGAATGAAGAAGAACGAAGATTCGGACTGGTAGACCCTAAGTATTGGGTGAAGCGTGGAAAGCATTTAGAATCAGGGCAGCCTCAAATTTTGAAATTAGCGTTTTATGAAAAATTCCCTATGAATATCGGTCCATTTAAAATTGAATGTTATAGAAGTCCACGCAAGGAAGCCAGAATTCTTGAGCTTGTTAAGGGTGATATGCGTTTTATGCAGGGATGTTCGAATGAAGATGAAGTTGGTAATAATGTCAGGGTTTTAGATATAATTCGTGGTAAACGTCTTGATATTGTTGTTCATAATATTCCTGTCGATCATAAGACTTATTTTTATGAATATTTTCCCGATATTTTGGAGAAGTATATCGGATCATGTGAAGCTATTAAGTTTTTGCATGACCATGATGAAAAGCACGGGGATGTGCGGCGTGATCATCTGTGGGTTGAAAGTGGAACAGGGGATTACAGGTGGATTGATTTTGATTACGCTTTTGAATTGTATGAAAATCCTTTCGGCCTTGATGTTTTCGGACTTGGAAGCATCCTTATATATCTTGTAGGTAAAGCTAATTTTACGATGCAAACTCTGCTTGATTTAAAAATTGAACACTCAATTCTCGAAACGCTTAACAGTGGAGACTATTCTGTCGTTATAGGAAACAGAGTTGTTAATGTTCGTAAAATATATAGTTATATTCCGGAATCTTTGAATAATATTTTGATGCATTTTTCATCTTCGAGTACAGTGTTTTATGAGTCGGTAGATGAACTGTTGTTTGATATGCGAAGGTGTTTGAAAGAAATTCGTGGCTTATAGCTTTCGGTTGCCTGTTCAAATTTCGTAGGAGGGTTAAACTGTGAAACTTAATAAGATACTTGTTGCTTTTGATGGTTCCGAAAACTCTTTTAAGGCAGTAGAGTACGTAGTTGATATTGTAAAAAATTGTCCTGTCAGCGTAGTTACAATACTTTATGTTGAACGATTACCTGATAAAGATATTTTCCCGGATGAAAAATCATGGGTTAAACAATGCGAAGAAAATGAAAAAGAGATTAATCAGAAGCTTGCAGAAGCCAAAAAGATTATTCTAAATGCTGGAATTTCGTCTGAAATAGCTTTCGTTGAATACTTTGCAAGTTGTCAATCTCCTTTTCATGAAACAGATATTTGTACTACAGGACGAAGTATAGGGATGGATATTTTAAGAATCAGAGAAGAAGGTCAATATGACACCCTTGTGGTCGGAAGGAGAGGAGTCAGCAAGGCTCAGGAATTTTTATTCGGTTCTGTTTCAACAAAAGTTGTTCAGTCTGCAATTGATTGTACAGTATGGGTCATAAACTGATTATTTTATGGCAGGTGGTGATTTATGTTTAATAAGGGCTTAATTCTTTTAGCGGCATTTATATTTTTAATATGCTCAACCAGCGCTCAGGCTAAACCTAAAGTTTTAGTTATTGAAAGTTATCATGCTGAGTATCAGTGGGATATCAATTATGAAAAGGGACTTGAGTCAATTTTGAAAGATGTTGCTGATATTTATTATTTCAGAATGGATACTAAAAGAATAAAGACTGAGCTGCATGAAGAGAGAGCCGCTCTTGCTTGGCAGGCTTATACAACGTTGATGCCGGATGTTGTTGTTTTAGCTGATGATAACGCTATTAAGTTTTTAGGAAGCAAGTTTATTGAAACAGAAACTCCGGTTGTTTATCTTGGGATTAATAATAATCCACGGAATTACATTCCGCTTAATAAGAATATTACCGGAGTGCTTGAAAGGCCGTTGTATAAGCGCTCAGTTAAATATTTAAAGAAAATATTGCATATCGAACAGGGTAAAATTTTAGTGTTATTGGATACAGGAACAACCTCTAAAGTATTGTGTGATTCTGTATTTGAAGGATGTAAAAGTTTACGTATTGGTGATGTTCAGGTAGATATCGAGCTCGTTGGTTCCTTTAATGATTGGAAAGATATTGTAAATCGATCTGATGAAAAAGGTTATTCCGCTATCATACTCGGCCTGTTTCATACCCTTCATGAACGAGGAAAAAGTGTGAGTAGTCCTGATATTATGGCATGGACTTATGAAAACACTCCAGTTCCTCTTTTTTGTTTTTGGGAAATGGATGTTGGTAAGAATAAAACTATCGGCGGATTAGTTTTAAGTGGAGAGGTTCAAGGTTCAACAGCAGGTGAAATTGTTTTAGATATTTTGAATGGAGTACCCGTTAATAAAATTAAGCCGATTATTCCGACTCAGGGGCTTTTTCTTTTTAGTTCCTCTGAACTTAAAAAATGGAGAATTGTGCTTCCTCGCCAAATCAGGGATAAAGCTACTTTTGTGGAATAAGTATAAATATTTTAGATGATTATATATAACTGGAGAAAGGATGCTTTATAGCTGGATTATTCTTTTTATTTCAATTTTTGCTGAAGTAAGTGGAACTTTGTGTCTGAAATATTCTCATGGTTTCAGCAGGATAATTCCGACCATTTTTGTTTTTATTTTTTATGGTCTTTCTTTTTGGGGGCTTTCAGTTGTATTGAAAAAAATTGAAGTAGGTATTGCATATGCGGTTTGGGCCGGTATCGGAACGGCAGCCGTTGCTCTTATCGGGATTTGCTTTTTAGGCGAACGAGTGTCTGCGATGAAAATAGCATCACTTTTGCTTATTATTGTCGGGGTTGTCGGTTTAAATTTTTCAACTTCAAGTCATTAGATTTAATTTAAAGCTCAAATTGTTTCTGAACATAATCTTTAAGTTCTCTGGCAAAATCTGAGTGGATATGCACTTTCTCGAAATCCGGTTCAGCATTATTCAAATATTGCAGTACGATATTTTCATTTCCATCATCGCTCAATCCTATTCCTGCGAAAAAGAAATCCATATTTTCAAATTTTTCGCTAATTGCAGGCGTTGCAGGATTATTTAGTGGCAGCATAATCTGGATTGAAGGAATTCCGTGAGCGCAGGCGTTATGGAATTGATGTTTAATGTGTGGAAAGAAATCAATTCCGTATTCGAGGACAATTATGGAAGTCCATCCTTCTTTCAAATCTGCTTTGGTATAAATTTGTGAGTGCTGTGTGGTTATTTGTGCAGATTTTGGCGTTTCCGCCTGAGTAATATTAGAGCCGAGATGTTCGTAAATTCGCCGGACCATCATTTCATGTCTAGCTGGAATGTATAATTTTTCTGATTTATCTGTTTTAAGTTCTTTTAAAAAAACTAAATTTCCGATTCTGGCAGGTATGTTGTCATTTGAGTTGTTCCAACAGTGGGATGCCGGGCTTGCTGCAAGAAAAAGAGAGCACTCCTTAAATCCTTCTGCAAGGAGGATACGCTGCGAATGAACATGGTTTGTTACAGCCATGGAGTAGATAGCGTAAATTCCACGTTTGCTCGCCTCATTAATCACAACTCCGGCAAGTTCAGTCACCCCGCGACTTCTGAAACGTCCGTCCATCACCCCGTATGTAAATTCTTCAACTTTAGTCCCGGGTGTATCGGCAACAAGTGCGCAATGACCTATCAATTCACCGCACTCGGCTTCTGCCACTCCCGAAACCATTTCGCCGGATTCAAGCATTTCTTTTACTCGGTCAGGGTAATAAATATGTTCACAGAACATAACTTCTCCATGCGCCCTGAGAACCAGACGTGATATTGCTTCAGCGTCGTTCGGGGTTGCAAGTCGAAGAATGTGCGTGGTATTTATTCTTTTTAATTTAGGACGGCCTTTTTCGGATTTGGCTTCCTCATTGTTTTGGGCACAGTTCTCCATTTTTATACCGGGTAGATATTTGGTCATCAAAAGTTCCCGTTCATCTCCATTTTTGATGGATATTGAAACTCGGTCCATCAGTTTTTTCATAAGAAAGAAACTGAGTCCTGATGTGTCGTCAAATTCATCCATTCTTTCGGGTTTATATTGTGGGAGACGTTCCTGTTCTAATGGGATACCCAATGATTGAAGTTTCGTTCCTAATCCTTGTGCTGTTCTAAAAATATTTATCTCAAGTTTATCTCGAGATGCTCCGTAGCTGAATTCAATTGCATTGTTCACGGCTTCTTCTAATGCAAGGCTTATTCGTTCCGCATCTATCTGCGTAAAGCCTCTTTTAACTGCGCATTCATAAGCCGCGAAACTGGCTATCGGTATATAAGCAGGATCTGCCGGTATGCGTATTGAAACAGAAATATTTTTTTTCATAACTACGGATTCTCCTGCTCATATTTTAGATCGCAAGTGGCTTTTATAGTCAAGTTTAAAACATGGTGTAATCAATACGCTAAAATTTTTAATAAGTAAGTTTGATTTTGATGTTTGCCATTCAATGCACTTGTTAGTTAATTAGATAACTATGCAAGTGGGGTGTATACGCAGATTTTTAAGAAAAAATGGCCGATGGATAAAATATCGTTTAAATGTTGTTTTAGATAAGGAGATATTTATAGATGGATAATAAACTGAATATACTTTTTCTTTGCACCGGGAATTCATGCAGAAGCCAGATGGCTGAAGGGTGGGCGCGTCATCTTAAAAGTGACTTGATTAACGCTTATTCCGCTGGAATAGAGATTCATGGTTTGAATCTGAATGCTGTGAAAGTAATGGCGGAAGCTGGAGTTGATATTTCGGGACATAAATCCCGCCATATCGATGAGTTCAAGGACGTTGCAATTGATTTTGTTGTTACCGTTTGCGGGCATGCGCATGAAACCTGTCCATATTTTCCAGGTAATTGTAAAGTTACGCATGTCGGTTTTGATGATCCTCCGAAGATGGCGAAGGAATTAGCGGATAAAGGCGCATCAGAAGAAGAACAATTCTATTGTTACAGAAAAGTGCGTGATGAAATTAAAGCTTATGTTGAAACGCTTCCTGAGAGTTTGAAGTGAAATTTATCATTATAACCATGAGCGGATTTGGGAGGTGTTTTTAGAAATGACTAAGAAAACCTGTTCAGCAAATGATCGGAAAATGACCAGCATATTTGAGCGCTACCTGA
Coding sequences:
- a CDS encoding ATP-binding protein codes for the protein MKKNISVSIRIPADPAYIPIASFAAYECAVKRGFTQIDAERISLALEEAVNNAIEFSYGASRDKLEINIFRTAQGLGTKLQSLGIPLEQERLPQYKPERMDEFDDTSGLSFFLMKKLMDRVSISIKNGDERELLMTKYLPGIKMENCAQNNEEAKSEKGRPKLKRINTTHILRLATPNDAEAISRLVLRAHGEVMFCEHIYYPDRVKEMLESGEMVSGVAEAECGELIGHCALVADTPGTKVEEFTYGVMDGRFRSRGVTELAGVVINEASKRGIYAIYSMAVTNHVHSQRILLAEGFKECSLFLAASPASHCWNNSNDNIPARIGNLVFLKELKTDKSEKLYIPARHEMMVRRIYEHLGSNITQAETPKSAQITTQHSQIYTKADLKEGWTSIIVLEYGIDFFPHIKHQFHNACAHGIPSIQIMLPLNNPATPAISEKFENMDFFFAGIGLSDDGNENIVLQYLNNAEPDFEKVHIHSDFARELKDYVQKQFEL
- a CDS encoding arsenate reductase ArsC, whose translation is MDNKLNILFLCTGNSCRSQMAEGWARHLKSDLINAYSAGIEIHGLNLNAVKVMAEAGVDISGHKSRHIDEFKDVAIDFVVTVCGHAHETCPYFPGNCKVTHVGFDDPPKMAKELADKGASEEEQFYCYRKVRDEIKAYVETLPESLK